In the Nakamurella alba genome, one interval contains:
- a CDS encoding VOC family protein, with translation MGVQKFDHVGVNVDDLDAMEDFFRALGFEVGERWTAEGAFIEDVIGVPGVRSEAVMITVPGGDTRLELSKYHAPAEPSPGPESVIRHGYRHIAFEIDDLDEALTAVRERGLELVGEITEYEDIYRMCFVRGPEGLIVELAQRLSGTEPLG, from the coding sequence ATGGGTGTGCAGAAGTTCGACCATGTCGGCGTGAACGTCGACGACCTCGACGCGATGGAGGACTTCTTCCGGGCGCTGGGCTTCGAGGTCGGCGAGCGGTGGACGGCCGAGGGCGCGTTCATCGAGGACGTCATCGGTGTGCCCGGGGTCCGGTCGGAGGCAGTGATGATCACCGTGCCCGGTGGCGACACCCGCCTCGAGCTCTCGAAGTACCACGCACCGGCGGAACCGTCGCCCGGGCCGGAGTCGGTGATCCGGCACGGTTACCGGCACATCGCGTTCGAGATCGACGACCTGGACGAGGCTCTCACTGCGGTGCGGGAGCGTGGCCTGGAGTTGGTCGGCGAGATCACCGAGTACGAGGACATCTACCGGATGTGCTTCGTCCGGGGCCCGGAGGGGCTGATCGTCGAACTGGCGCAACGACTCTCGGGCACCGAGCCGCTCGGCTGA
- a CDS encoding DMT family transporter produces MSVTGERVRLRERLGRRAGPLAAVALVVTWSSGFVGAELAHRAGAAPLTVLGWRFALLAVLLLTVAAVLRKPLPTSWRAWGRQTLLAVLSQVGYLFLVFEGVTQGVHGGTTSLIAALQPLLVATVAGRLLGERSTPLMWLGMLLGLGGVALAVSGDLQQTGTPLWAYALPTAGMLCLAIGTVLTRRLDPPEDLFPTITMQAVITGVILFVAAAFAGQVAPPAGGLFWVAVGWLLALASLGGYVMYVFVNRTQGATVVSTLLYLTPPTTMLWVFLMFGEPISVLGLVGLAVSAVGVVLVLRSRPAVRGSS; encoded by the coding sequence ATGTCTGTCACCGGAGAACGTGTGCGGCTCCGGGAGCGGCTCGGCCGGCGCGCCGGGCCGTTGGCGGCGGTTGCGCTGGTGGTGACGTGGAGCTCCGGGTTCGTCGGGGCGGAGCTCGCACACCGCGCCGGAGCAGCACCGCTCACCGTGCTCGGCTGGCGGTTCGCCCTGCTGGCCGTCCTGCTGCTGACCGTGGCCGCGGTCCTGCGCAAACCGCTGCCCACCTCGTGGCGGGCCTGGGGCCGACAGACGCTGCTGGCGGTGCTCAGCCAGGTCGGCTACCTGTTCCTGGTGTTCGAGGGCGTCACGCAGGGCGTGCACGGCGGGACGACGTCGTTGATCGCCGCCCTGCAGCCGCTGCTGGTGGCCACGGTGGCCGGCCGGCTGCTGGGTGAGCGGTCGACGCCGCTGATGTGGCTGGGCATGCTGCTCGGCCTGGGTGGCGTGGCGCTGGCCGTCTCCGGGGATCTGCAGCAGACCGGCACCCCGCTCTGGGCCTACGCGCTGCCGACCGCCGGCATGCTCTGCCTGGCGATCGGCACCGTGCTGACCCGGCGGCTGGACCCGCCGGAGGACCTGTTCCCGACCATCACGATGCAGGCGGTCATCACCGGGGTGATCCTGTTCGTCGCGGCCGCGTTCGCCGGTCAGGTCGCACCGCCGGCCGGCGGGCTGTTCTGGGTCGCCGTCGGCTGGCTGCTCGCGCTGGCCAGCCTCGGCGGGTACGTCATGTACGTCTTCGTGAACCGCACCCAGGGTGCGACCGTGGTCAGCACGCTGCTCTACCTGACCCCGCCGACCACGATGCTCTGGGTGTTCCTGATGTTCGGCGAGCCGATCAGCGTGCTGGGCCTGGTCGGGCTCGCGGTCAGCGCAGTGGGCGTGGTGCTGGTGCTGCGCAGCCGACCGGCCGTGCGCGGGAGCAGTTGA
- a CDS encoding type II toxin-antitoxin system Phd/YefM family antitoxin — MESISQRDLRNRSGEVLRAVASGESFVVTNNGHPVARVVPVDDTAADLRVTRPAVRKGGFARLRRFEIAIDTSDVLDELRSER, encoded by the coding sequence ATGGAGTCGATCAGTCAGCGTGACCTGCGCAATCGCAGCGGGGAGGTGCTTCGCGCTGTTGCATCCGGGGAGTCGTTCGTCGTGACGAACAACGGCCATCCGGTTGCGAGGGTCGTCCCGGTCGACGACACCGCCGCCGACCTTCGAGTCACCCGCCCAGCGGTCAGGAAGGGCGGTTTCGCCCGCCTTCGACGATTCGAGATTGCGATCGATACCTCCGACGTTCTCGACGAACTCCGATCCGAGCGATGA
- a CDS encoding helix-turn-helix transcriptional regulator, translated as MGSWEFGNMVRRRREGVAPQTVGLPVGTRRRATGLRREELAGLAGISTDYLTRLEQGRATAPSTQVIEALARALRLPDQERELLFRLAGHVAPGPGIVPTRISASVQRLLDRLAHTPVAVFDASFDLLVANAPYDALMGETSALRGPERNAVWRNLVGPRNRVVHVEAEFASLIAQQVAELRRTVSRYPADRRLHRLVDGLTAASPRFAELWAGADPVTPTEPARRKRIAHPSVGELTLDCDTLLVAGDDLRIMIYTAEPGTEDAEKLDLAIVLGTQALTG; from the coding sequence ATGGGTTCCTGGGAGTTCGGCAACATGGTCCGGCGCCGCCGCGAGGGCGTCGCGCCGCAGACCGTCGGCCTGCCGGTCGGCACCCGCCGCCGGGCGACCGGACTGCGTCGCGAGGAACTGGCCGGGCTCGCCGGCATCTCCACCGACTACCTGACCCGGCTCGAACAGGGCCGCGCCACGGCCCCGTCGACCCAAGTGATCGAGGCCCTGGCCAGGGCGTTGCGATTGCCCGACCAGGAGCGGGAGCTGCTGTTCCGACTCGCCGGCCACGTGGCACCCGGCCCGGGGATCGTGCCCACCCGGATCTCGGCCAGCGTGCAGCGGCTGCTCGACCGGTTGGCCCACACGCCGGTCGCCGTGTTCGACGCCTCGTTCGACCTGCTCGTGGCCAACGCGCCGTACGACGCGTTGATGGGGGAAACCTCCGCCCTGCGCGGCCCGGAGCGGAACGCTGTGTGGCGCAACCTGGTCGGCCCGCGGAACCGGGTGGTGCACGTGGAGGCCGAGTTCGCCTCGCTGATCGCCCAGCAGGTCGCCGAGCTGCGGCGCACCGTCTCCCGCTACCCGGCCGACCGCCGGTTGCACCGGCTCGTCGACGGCCTGACCGCGGCGAGTCCGCGGTTCGCCGAGCTGTGGGCCGGCGCGGACCCGGTCACGCCGACGGAGCCCGCCCGGCGCAAGCGGATCGCCCACCCGTCGGTCGGCGAGCTCACGCTGGACTGCGACACCCTGCTGGTGGCCGGCGACGACCTCCGCATCATGATCTACACCGCCGAACCGGGCACCGAGGACGCGGAGAAGCTGGACCTGGCGATCGTTCTCGGTACGCAAGCGCTGACCGGCTGA
- a CDS encoding MerR family transcriptional regulator has protein sequence MSHSPVLDALDELARSGPTDPATARLLERLRRVEEASGQSIDSFLDTVQPLLPAVEQAQPLSAAQRRALASVGADPTPAPPGLRASFSTALGYERLVKDALSTREAAELLGVGDSRIRQRLRARTLLSTVVRGSHRLPRFQFTDTGELPGWAQVAPRVPVDRPLIAVEGFLTHPHVDLALGDRQVSPLEWLQAGGDPGVVADLAGE, from the coding sequence GTGTCCCACTCCCCCGTTCTCGATGCCCTCGACGAGCTGGCCCGGTCCGGGCCGACCGACCCGGCGACCGCCCGCCTGCTCGAGCGGCTCCGCCGGGTCGAAGAGGCCAGCGGCCAGTCGATCGACTCGTTCCTCGACACCGTGCAGCCGCTGCTCCCCGCGGTGGAGCAGGCGCAGCCCCTGTCGGCGGCGCAACGGCGGGCTCTGGCGTCCGTCGGCGCAGACCCGACACCCGCGCCACCGGGTCTGCGCGCTTCTTTCAGCACCGCGCTCGGTTACGAGCGCCTGGTGAAGGACGCTCTGAGCACCCGGGAGGCCGCCGAGCTGCTCGGTGTCGGCGACAGCCGGATCCGGCAACGACTGCGCGCGCGGACCCTGCTCTCGACCGTGGTGCGGGGCTCCCACCGGTTGCCCCGCTTCCAGTTCACCGACACCGGCGAGCTGCCCGGCTGGGCGCAGGTGGCCCCCCGGGTACCGGTCGACCGGCCGCTGATCGCCGTCGAGGGTTTCCTGACCCATCCGCACGTCGACCTGGCGCTCGGCGACCGTCAGGTGTCGCCTCTCGAGTGGCTGCAGGCGGGTGGCGACCCGGGAGTCGTCGCGGATCTCGCGGGTGAGTGA
- a CDS encoding type II toxin-antitoxin system VapC family toxin produces the protein MTTYYLDTSAAAKLLVNEAESQALALWSDGADVEFVAIHLLEAELRRFALRLGLPQSAVTEILDAVVLHDVPPSMFREAGTVGSPLLRTLDALHLVGAIRLGVRAVVTYDGRLGEAADRAGLEVIAPS, from the coding sequence ATGACGACCTATTACCTCGACACATCCGCAGCTGCGAAGTTGCTGGTGAACGAAGCGGAATCGCAGGCGCTGGCGCTGTGGTCGGATGGCGCTGATGTGGAGTTCGTGGCCATTCATCTGCTGGAGGCCGAGCTCCGTCGGTTCGCACTTCGTCTCGGGCTTCCCCAGAGCGCTGTCACCGAGATCCTCGATGCGGTGGTGCTGCACGACGTACCGCCCAGCATGTTCCGCGAAGCGGGGACTGTCGGGTCACCGCTGCTGCGGACTCTCGACGCGCTCCATCTGGTCGGAGCGATCAGGCTCGGAGTGCGCGCGGTCGTCACCTACGACGGGAGACTCGGAGAAGCCGCAGACCGGGCCGGCCTCGAGGTCATCGCACCTTCGTGA
- a CDS encoding FecCD family ABC transporter permease — protein sequence MRRAGRLRALWLLVMLGVVFGLVVLSVTIGSRSVPWSDIFAAFGGGRDGFGQGAVAKRIPRTLLALLAGAALGVAGAVMQGVTRNPLADPGILGVNTGASLFVVCGIAFFGLSTSTGFIWTAIAGAAVTSVFVYAVGSLGRGGPTPLKLALAGAATSAALVSFMTAVILPRGDIAGGIRSWQIGGVGGGTFASIGTVLPFLVVGFVVCLLSSRGLNSLALGDELAAGLGERVAVTRAAASVGAVVLCGAATAVCGPIAFVGLVVPHACRLLVGVDHRWLLPFSALGGAALLTAADVVGRVLTPPTEIDVGIITAIVGAPFFIWIVRRQKVRAL from the coding sequence CTGCGGCGGGCGGGGCGGCTCCGCGCCCTCTGGCTGCTGGTGATGCTGGGCGTGGTGTTCGGTCTCGTGGTGCTGTCGGTGACCATCGGGTCCCGCAGCGTCCCGTGGTCGGACATCTTCGCCGCGTTCGGCGGTGGCCGGGACGGCTTCGGCCAGGGAGCGGTCGCCAAGCGCATCCCGCGCACCCTGCTGGCCCTGCTGGCCGGCGCGGCCCTGGGCGTGGCGGGTGCGGTGATGCAGGGCGTCACCCGCAACCCGCTGGCCGACCCGGGCATCCTCGGCGTCAACACCGGCGCCTCGCTGTTCGTGGTGTGCGGCATCGCCTTCTTCGGCCTGTCCACCTCCACCGGGTTCATCTGGACGGCGATCGCCGGCGCGGCGGTCACCTCGGTGTTCGTCTACGCGGTCGGATCTCTCGGCCGTGGTGGGCCCACCCCGCTGAAGCTGGCGCTCGCCGGCGCGGCGACCTCGGCCGCCCTGGTGTCGTTCATGACCGCGGTGATCCTGCCCCGTGGCGACATCGCCGGCGGGATCCGGTCCTGGCAGATCGGCGGTGTCGGCGGCGGCACGTTCGCGAGCATCGGCACCGTGCTGCCGTTCCTGGTCGTCGGGTTCGTGGTCTGCCTGCTCTCCTCGCGCGGGCTCAACTCGCTGGCGCTCGGCGACGAACTGGCCGCCGGGCTGGGGGAGCGCGTCGCGGTGACCCGCGCCGCGGCCTCGGTCGGTGCGGTCGTGCTCTGCGGCGCCGCGACCGCTGTGTGCGGTCCGATCGCCTTCGTCGGGCTGGTCGTCCCGCACGCCTGCCGGCTGCTGGTCGGCGTGGATCACCGCTGGCTGCTGCCGTTCTCGGCGCTCGGCGGCGCCGCACTGCTGACCGCCGCCGACGTCGTCGGCCGGGTGCTCACCCCGCCCACCGAGATCGACGTCGGCATCATCACCGCGATCGTCGGTGCCCCGTTCTTCATCTGGATCGTCCGTCGGCAGAAGGTGCGTGCGCTGTGA
- a CDS encoding ABC transporter ATP-binding protein: MTTEHTLAIENLTVGYGDRSVIEHLDLRIPPGRVTAIVGANACGKSTLLRSMSRLLAPQAGRVVLDGKEVHRMPAKELARTMGLLPQSPIAPEGITVADLVGRGRHPHHGIMSRWSKDDDLAVAEALEATHTAELAERAVDELSGGQRQRVWIAMALAQHTDLLLLDEPTTFLDVSHQIEVLDLLTDLNATRGTTIVMVLHDLNLAARYADQLIALADGGLHAAGDPAEVLTADCVRAVFGLESQVIPDPVSGKPLMLPIGRHHVTVPVTA; encoded by the coding sequence GTGACCACCGAGCACACGCTGGCCATCGAGAACCTGACCGTCGGCTACGGCGACCGGTCCGTCATCGAACATCTCGACCTCCGCATCCCGCCGGGCCGGGTCACCGCGATCGTCGGTGCCAACGCCTGCGGGAAATCGACGCTGCTGCGGTCGATGTCGCGCCTGCTGGCGCCGCAGGCCGGGCGGGTGGTGCTGGACGGCAAGGAGGTGCACCGGATGCCGGCGAAGGAGCTGGCCCGCACCATGGGCCTGCTGCCGCAGTCGCCGATCGCACCGGAGGGCATCACCGTCGCCGACCTGGTCGGCCGCGGCCGGCACCCGCACCACGGGATCATGTCCCGCTGGAGCAAGGACGACGACCTCGCGGTCGCCGAGGCGCTGGAAGCGACGCACACCGCGGAGCTGGCCGAGCGGGCGGTCGACGAGCTGTCCGGCGGTCAGCGGCAACGGGTCTGGATCGCGATGGCGCTGGCCCAGCACACCGATCTGCTGCTGCTGGACGAGCCGACCACCTTCCTCGACGTCAGCCATCAGATCGAGGTCCTCGACCTGCTCACCGATCTCAACGCCACCCGCGGCACGACGATCGTGATGGTGCTGCACGACCTGAACCTCGCCGCCCGCTACGCCGACCAGCTCATCGCCCTGGCCGATGGCGGCCTGCACGCCGCCGGCGACCCGGCCGAGGTGCTCACCGCCGACTGCGTGCGCGCGGTGTTCGGACTGGAGAGCCAGGTGATCCCCGACCCGGTCTCCGGCAAACCGCTGATGCTGCCCATCGGCCGGCACCACGTCACCGTGCCGGTCACCGCCTGA
- a CDS encoding SDR family NAD(P)-dependent oxidoreductase has translation MTTTLITGANKGLGKETARQLVALGHTVWIGARDEARGRAAADELGARFVQLDVTDDDSVSAALDLVDKEGGLDVLVNNAGIALWALNGPEALQVFDTNAVGVVRVTEAALPVLRRSANPVVVNISSALGSFAANHDPAKPASHVSAIVYGASKSAVSMLTVQYARAVPEVKFNAVEPGYTDTGLGGMDNSAGRPVEVSAGSVVQLAVIGPDGPTGTFTEDGLTLGW, from the coding sequence ATGACCACCACATTGATCACCGGGGCCAACAAGGGCCTCGGCAAGGAAACCGCCCGCCAGCTCGTCGCTCTCGGGCACACCGTCTGGATCGGCGCCCGGGACGAGGCACGCGGCCGGGCCGCGGCCGACGAGCTCGGTGCCCGGTTCGTGCAGCTCGACGTCACCGACGACGACTCCGTCTCCGCTGCACTGGATCTCGTCGACAAGGAGGGCGGGCTGGACGTACTGGTCAACAACGCCGGCATCGCGCTGTGGGCACTGAACGGACCCGAGGCGCTGCAGGTGTTCGACACCAACGCCGTCGGCGTCGTCCGGGTCACCGAGGCCGCGCTGCCGGTGCTGCGGCGATCGGCGAACCCGGTCGTCGTGAACATCTCCAGCGCGCTCGGCTCTTTCGCCGCCAACCACGACCCGGCCAAGCCCGCCTCGCACGTGTCGGCGATCGTCTACGGCGCCAGCAAGTCGGCGGTGTCGATGCTGACGGTGCAGTACGCGCGCGCCGTGCCGGAGGTGAAGTTCAACGCCGTCGAGCCGGGCTACACCGACACCGGACTCGGCGGCATGGACAACAGCGCCGGCCGCCCGGTGGAGGTGAGCGCCGGGTCGGTCGTGCAGCTGGCCGTCATCGGACCGGACGGTCCGACCGGCACCTTCACCGAGGACGGCCTCACCCTCGGCTGGTGA
- a CDS encoding RES family NAD+ phosphorylase has protein sequence MSERLPDPDPGTWPDDPDPWIRVLDRGTPVVRIHPTAGPYPARWNAFRSWGPTNSRFDHHPGPTGDHPDHRILYGSVNGVLVGGTAYPGFVTAHAEYYQSTRTIAPGPSADWIAIFTLARPLRLLDLGDSDWVTVAGGNGAITSGPRDRARLWAQAIHRRYPDVQGLVYPSSVVPAGRAVALWERATPALPRRAETFALSDPAIRPMVENAARRLNYRLA, from the coding sequence GTGAGTGAACGGCTGCCGGACCCGGACCCCGGGACCTGGCCCGACGACCCCGACCCGTGGATCCGGGTGCTGGACCGCGGGACCCCGGTGGTGCGCATCCACCCGACGGCCGGACCGTACCCGGCGCGCTGGAACGCGTTCCGGTCGTGGGGCCCGACGAACAGCCGGTTCGACCACCATCCCGGCCCGACCGGCGACCACCCGGACCACCGGATCCTGTACGGCTCGGTGAACGGGGTGCTCGTCGGCGGCACCGCGTACCCGGGCTTCGTCACCGCGCACGCCGAGTACTACCAGTCCACCCGCACCATCGCGCCCGGGCCGTCCGCCGACTGGATCGCGATCTTCACCCTGGCCCGGCCGCTGCGGTTGCTCGACCTCGGCGACTCGGACTGGGTCACCGTGGCCGGCGGCAACGGTGCGATCACCTCCGGACCCCGCGACCGGGCACGGCTGTGGGCGCAGGCGATCCACCGGCGGTACCCGGACGTGCAGGGCCTGGTGTACCCGTCGTCGGTGGTCCCGGCCGGCCGGGCGGTCGCACTGTGGGAGCGCGCCACCCCGGCGTTGCCCCGCCGGGCCGAGACCTTTGCCCTCTCCGACCCGGCGATCCGGCCGATGGTGGAGAACGCCGCGCGGCGGCTGAACTACCGGTTGGCGTGA
- a CDS encoding FecCD family ABC transporter permease — protein sequence MITVMSVLILVTFACSLMFGKTFYPPSDVIRIILGQDVPDANFTVGRLRLPRAVLAVIAGMCFGLGGITFQTMLRNPLASPDIIGISAGASAAAAFAIVILGFDGPTVSVLAIAAGLAVALLVYLLSYRGGVAGTRLVLIGIGMAAMLDSIINYVLTKAGQWDLPEVLRWLTGSLNGVGWNRVVPVLLALLVLGPVLLGRTRNLAALQLGDDTAAALGVRLDRTRLTVIVAAVGLIAFATAAAGPIAFVAFLSGPIAARIIGTGRSLLIPAALVGALLVSVADFAGQYLLGTRFPVGVVTGVLGAPYLVYLIIRTNRGGGSL from the coding sequence ATGATCACCGTGATGTCGGTGCTGATCCTGGTGACCTTCGCCTGCTCGCTGATGTTCGGCAAGACCTTCTACCCGCCGTCCGACGTCATCCGGATCATCCTCGGCCAGGACGTCCCGGACGCGAACTTCACCGTCGGCCGGCTCCGCCTGCCGCGGGCGGTGCTGGCGGTCATTGCCGGGATGTGTTTCGGGCTGGGCGGTATCACCTTCCAGACCATGCTGCGCAACCCGCTGGCCAGTCCGGACATCATCGGCATCAGCGCCGGCGCCAGCGCCGCAGCGGCGTTCGCGATCGTCATCCTCGGGTTCGACGGGCCGACCGTGTCGGTGCTGGCCATCGCGGCCGGGCTGGCGGTGGCGCTGCTGGTCTACCTGCTGTCCTACCGGGGCGGTGTGGCCGGCACCCGGCTGGTCCTGATCGGCATCGGCATGGCGGCGATGCTCGACAGCATCATCAACTACGTGCTGACCAAGGCCGGCCAGTGGGACCTGCCGGAGGTGCTGCGCTGGCTGACCGGCAGCCTCAACGGAGTCGGCTGGAACCGTGTGGTGCCGGTGCTTCTCGCGCTGCTGGTGCTCGGCCCGGTGCTGCTTGGCCGCACCCGGAACCTGGCGGCGCTGCAGCTCGGTGACGACACCGCCGCCGCCCTCGGGGTCCGGCTGGACCGCACCCGGCTGACCGTCATCGTCGCCGCCGTCGGGCTGATCGCCTTCGCCACCGCCGCCGCCGGGCCGATCGCATTCGTCGCCTTCCTGTCCGGTCCGATCGCCGCCCGGATCATCGGCACCGGGCGGTCCCTGCTGATCCCGGCCGCCCTGGTCGGCGCGCTGCTGGTGTCGGTCGCCGACTTCGCCGGCCAGTACCTGCTCGGCACCCGCTTCCCGGTCGGCGTCGTCACCGGTGTGCTGGGCGCGCCCTACCTCGTCTACCTGATCATCCGCACCAACCGCGGGGGAGGGTCCCTGTGA
- a CDS encoding iron-siderophore ABC transporter substrate-binding protein, protein MSRAKGLAAFSAAALLTLGLTACSSSSESSTTTSTAATSAATSESAATSEAPTSTSAASSSSAGSAESSVSGSSSASGAAWTPITIEHALGTTVIEEKPERIATVQWANHEVPLALGIVPVGMAAANFGDDDGDGLLPWVDEKLQELGAETPVLFDETDGIDFEGVADTDPDLILASYSGLTQEDYDTLSEIAPVVAYPETAWGTPWREMIEISSTAMGMQAEGEALVAELEGDIADAAAAHPEIAGKSAMFLTHVDPTDLSQVSFYTTHDTRAKFFEDLGLTTPESIATASATTDQFALTQSAEQADAFADVDIIVTYGDQELVDTLEGDALLSQIPAVASNSIVLLENNPLGTAANPTPLSISYVLDDYLAMIDEAAAKQQ, encoded by the coding sequence ATGTCCCGCGCGAAAGGACTGGCCGCATTCTCCGCGGCAGCGCTCCTCACCCTCGGCCTGACGGCCTGCTCCTCCTCGTCGGAGAGCTCGACCACCACCAGCACCGCCGCGACCTCCGCGGCCACGTCGGAATCGGCAGCGACGTCCGAGGCCCCGACCTCGACGTCGGCCGCCTCCTCCTCGTCGGCCGGTTCTGCCGAGTCGTCTGTGTCCGGCAGCTCCTCGGCGAGCGGCGCTGCCTGGACCCCGATCACCATCGAGCACGCGCTCGGTACCACCGTGATCGAGGAGAAGCCGGAGCGCATCGCCACGGTCCAGTGGGCCAACCACGAGGTGCCGCTGGCGCTGGGCATCGTCCCGGTCGGCATGGCCGCCGCGAACTTCGGTGACGACGACGGCGACGGGCTGCTGCCGTGGGTCGACGAGAAGCTGCAGGAGCTGGGCGCCGAGACCCCGGTGCTGTTCGACGAGACCGATGGCATCGACTTCGAGGGTGTCGCCGACACCGATCCTGACCTGATCCTGGCGTCCTACTCCGGGCTGACCCAGGAGGACTACGACACCCTCAGCGAGATCGCCCCGGTCGTCGCCTACCCGGAGACCGCCTGGGGCACCCCGTGGCGCGAGATGATCGAGATCTCCAGCACCGCCATGGGTATGCAGGCGGAGGGCGAGGCCCTGGTCGCCGAGCTCGAGGGTGACATCGCCGATGCGGCGGCCGCGCACCCGGAGATCGCCGGCAAGTCGGCGATGTTCCTGACCCACGTGGATCCGACCGACCTGAGCCAGGTCAGCTTCTACACCACGCACGACACCCGGGCGAAGTTCTTCGAGGACCTCGGACTGACCACGCCGGAGAGCATCGCCACCGCCTCGGCCACCACCGACCAGTTCGCGCTGACCCAGAGTGCCGAACAGGCCGACGCTTTCGCCGATGTCGACATCATCGTGACCTACGGCGACCAGGAGCTGGTCGACACCCTCGAAGGCGACGCGCTGCTCTCGCAGATCCCGGCCGTGGCCAGCAACTCGATCGTTTTGCTGGAGAACAACCCGCTGGGGACCGCGGCGAACCCGACCCCGCTGTCCATCTCCTACGTGCTCGACGACTACCTGGCGATGATCGACGAAGCGGCTGCCAAGCAGCAGTGA
- a CDS encoding dihydrofolate reductase family protein — protein sequence MRPLILKMEMTVDGFVGQPDEEPGWPVEYFDDELTAYMVDLLSTAGVHAMGRVSYEGMAPHWMTSTEPIAAPMNDIPKAVFSRTLERGEWPETTVYSDLEAGIAELKAQDGGPVIAHAGAGFAQQLTRLGLIDEYRLTVHPLAFGDGFPLFGGPVGLQLQDVRRFPRGSVAYTYTA from the coding sequence ATGCGACCACTGATCCTGAAGATGGAGATGACCGTCGACGGCTTCGTCGGGCAGCCGGACGAGGAGCCGGGCTGGCCGGTGGAGTACTTCGACGACGAGCTGACCGCGTACATGGTCGACCTGCTGTCCACGGCCGGGGTGCACGCGATGGGCCGGGTGTCGTACGAGGGGATGGCACCGCACTGGATGACCTCCACCGAACCGATCGCGGCGCCGATGAACGACATCCCGAAGGCCGTGTTCTCCCGGACGCTGGAGCGCGGCGAGTGGCCTGAGACCACGGTCTACAGCGATCTGGAGGCCGGCATCGCCGAGCTGAAGGCGCAGGACGGCGGGCCGGTCATCGCCCACGCCGGCGCCGGTTTCGCACAGCAGCTCACCCGGCTCGGCCTGATCGACGAGTACCGCCTCACCGTCCACCCGCTGGCGTTCGGTGACGGCTTCCCGCTGTTCGGCGGCCCGGTCGGGCTGCAGCTGCAGGATGTCCGTCGCTTCCCGCGCGGCAGCGTCGCCTACACCTACACCGCGTGA